The Flavobacterium sp. 140616W15 sequence AATACGGCAACCGTAACAGTCTCACCTTTAGCAGTTGGAGGAATAGTTAATGGAGGTACTACCATTTGTTCTGGAAATTCAAGTGGTTTGCTAACATTGTCAGGGCAAACAGGATCAGTTCTAAAATGGCAATATGCTATCAGTCCATTTTCTTCATGGATAGATATAACGAATTCTACTTCAACAACTTATACTTCAGGAGCATTAGCAGCAACTACTGAGTTTAGAGCGATTGTTCAAAGTGGAACGTGTGCTACAGCTACTTCTGCAGTAACTACAGTAACGGTAAACGCTTTACCTACAATAACAGCATCACCGTCAGCTACAAATGTTTGTTTTAATACGAGTGCCCAAAATACGAGTTTAAGTTATAGTGCTACAACAGGCACACCCACTACATATAGTATAGTTTGGAATGCATCTCCTTCAAATAGTTTTGTAGCGATTAACAATGTAGCGTTACCAGCTTCTCCAATACCAATTGCAGTACCTGCTAATACTTCAGGTGGCACTTACACTGGTACATTGACAGTTAAAAATGCAAATGGATGTATTAGTTCTGGTACCCCTTTTACAGTAACTGTAAATCCTTTACCAACGATAACCTTATCAGCAGCTGCAGCAAATGTTTGTTTGAACGCAAGTGCTCAAAATACAACATTAACATATAGTGCTACAACAGGAACTCCAACTACGTATAGTATCGTTTGGAATGCTTCTCCGAGTAATAGTTTTACGGCAGTTACCAACGCTTCATTAACAGCTTCTCCAATAACAATTGCAGTGCCCGCCAACACCGCAGTTGGTACTTATACAGGAACATTAACAGTTACCAATGCAAATGGATGTATTAGTTCTGGTACCCCTTTTACAGTAACAGTAAATCCTTTACCAACAATAACGGCATCAGCATCGGCTACAAATGTTTGTTTTAATACGAGTGCTCAAAATACTAGTTTAAGCTATAGTGCTACTACAGGTGTACCAACTACATATAGCATTGTTTGGAATGCATCTCCTTCAAATAGTTTTGTAGCGATTAACAATGTAGCGTTACCAGCTTCTCCAATACCAATTGCAGTACCTGCTAATACTTCAGGTGGCACTTACACTGGTACATTGACAGTTAAAAATGCAAATGGTTGTATTAGTTCAGGTATACCTTTTACGGTAACGGTAAATCCTTTGCCAATAATAACAGCCTCAGCCTCAGCTACAAATGTTTGTTTTAATACGAGTGCTCAAAACACGAGTTTAAGTTATAGCGCTACTACAGGTGTACCAACTACATATAGTATTGTTTGGAATGCATCTCCTTCAAATAGTTTTGTAGCAGTTACAAACGCATCATTACCAGCTTCTCCCATAACAATTGCAGTGCCCGCCAACACTGCAGCAGGTACGTATACAGGTACATTGACAGTTGCCAATGCAAATGGTTGTATTAGTTCAGGTACACCTTTTACGGTAACGGTAAATCCTTTGCCAACAATAACAGTATCAGCCTCAGCTACAAATGTTTGTTTTAATACGAGTGCTCAAAACACGAGTTTAAGTTATAGCGCTACTACAGGTGTACCAACTACATATAGTATTGTTTGGAATACATCTCCTTCAAATAGTTTTGTAGGAGTTACAAACGCATCATTACCAGCTTCTCCCATAACAATTGCAGTGCCTGCCAACACAGCAGTTGGTACTTATATAGGAACATTAACAGTTAAAAATGCAAATGGTTGTATTAGTTCAGGTATACCTTTTACGGTAACGGTAAATCCTTTGCCAACAATAACAATAACAGTATCAGCCTCAGCTACAAATGTTTGTTTTAATACGAGTGCTCAAAACACGAGTTTAAGTTATAGCGCTACTACAGGTGTACCAACTACATATAGTATTGTTTGGAATGCATCTCCTTCAAATAGTTTTGTAGCAGTTACAAACGCATCATTACCAGCTTCTCCCATAACAATTGCAGTGCCTGCCAACACAGCAGTTGGTACTTATATAGGAACATTAACAGTTAAAAATGCAAATGGTTGTATTAGTTCAGGTATACCTTTTACGGTAACGGTAAATCCTTTGCCAACAATAACAGTATCAGCCTCAGCTACAAATGTTTGTTTTAATACGAGTGCTCAAAACACGAGTTTAAGTTATAGCGCTACTACAGGTGTACCAACTACATATAGTATTGTTTGGAATGCATCTCCTTCAAATAGTTTTGTAGCAGTTACAAACGCATCATTACCAGCTTCTCCCATAACAATTGCAGTGCCCGCCAACACAGCAGTTGGTACTTATACAGGAACATTAAAAGTTGCCAATGCAAATGGTTGTATTAGTTCAGGTACAACCTTTACAATTACAATTAATACTTCACCTACAATTACTACAACAGGAGTTTTGGAAGGAATTTGTTCAACTTCAAGTTCGCAAAATACAACATTAGCATACAGTGCAACCGCAGGAACTCCTACAGGATATAGCATTGATTGGGACGCTTCTGCGAATGCAAATTTATTAGCAGATCAACTTAATACATCTTTTACTTTTTCACCAACTGGAGGAAATATAAATACAATAGTAATCCCTGCAAATACTATTGGAGGGACTTATTCGGGGATAATGACAATTACGAATGGTAATTGTAATAGCGTGCAAGCAGTGTCTATAACTATTAATTCAACAATACCTCCTGTAATCGGGTTGGTCACATCTTTAACTTGTACAGTTCCTTTTGGAAGTGTTGCTTTAAGTAGTCTGCCTTCAGGTAATTGGTCAATAGTAACTAATCCAGTTACAGTTACCACAACTGGCTCTGGATCAAGCACTGTTATTACAAATCTTGCGCCCAATACATATACTTTTACAGTAAGTAATTTAGTTACAGGTTGTACATCTATGGCTTCAGCTACTGCTACAGTCGGAGATTTAGTGACCAATTATTGGGATGGTTCGAATTGGGCAAACAGTACCCCTAATATAAATCAGAATATTGTTTTTGAAGGAAATTATGATTCTCAAGCAGGAAGTGCAGGTGATTTAAATGGATGTTCATGCCAGGTAAATTCGGGTGTTAAGGTTACCTTCAATTCAGGAGCGACATTGTCTATCGTAAAAGCAGTTAATGTTAGTACAGCAGTAGGTACTAGTTTAACTTTTATGAATAACGCAAGTTTGCTTCAAACGGACAATGTTTCTAATTCGGGTAATATTATTTATAACCGTACATCGACTGCAATGAATGCACTTGATTATAGCTATTGGTCCTCTCCAGTATCTGGACAAAAATTTAATTCACTATCGCCAAATTCAGATCCTCAGAAGTTGTATTCATATAATAGTGGTTGGATATCTGAGGCACCTACCAATACGATGAAAATAGGTAAAGGGTACATTATTCGAGTACCAAGAGTTGGTACATGGCCAAATGGTGAGGTGGTTAGTTATCCCTATTCACAATCAGTTTCGTTTGTAGGTACTCCAAATAATGGAAATATTACAGGAGAAGCAATTACAGTATTAGACGACTCTTATTTAATTGGAAATCCATACCCTTCGGCAATTGATGCGAAAGCTTTTCTAACAGCAAACGAACTTGTTTTAGAAGGAACGCTATATTTTTGGACACATAATACTCCTATTGCTTATGATGGAGCTTTTGAAAAAATTTATACTGCAAATGATTATGCTGTTTACAATTTTACAGGAGGAACAGCAACATCAGCGGCATTGAATCCGGGAGTTAATAACGCTGTTCCGTTAGGTTTAATAGCTTCTGGGCAGTCTTTTTTTGCTTATAGTGTAGCTTCAAGTGGTGCTATTGTTTTTAATAATGATATGAGGGTCGTGGGAAATAATGCTCAGTTTTTTAGATCTTCTAAAGAAACCAAAGAAACAGCTGTTAAAGAAGTTCGCTTGTGGTTGAATTTAAAAAACACGAATGGTTTTTTTAAACAAGTTCTTATTGGATATATTGACGGAGCAACCAACGAATTTGAAAATAAATTTGACGGAACTAAATTTGATGTAGAACAAATGGCAGACTTGTATAGTATAATTTCAGATAGAAAATTAACAATTCAAGGACGTGCGTTGCCTTTTGATGTAACAGACAAAGTCGTGTTGGGATATAGTTCGGAAATAATAGGCAATTATACTATTGCAATTGATCATTCTGATGGATTGTTAGCAAATCAAGACGTTTACTTAGAGGACAAGACATTAGGTATAATACATAATTTGACAGAGACAGGTTATACTTTTGCAACGGAAATAGGGACTTTTGATGAGAGATTTACATTATTTTATTCAAATAAAACATTGGGTACAGATGGATTTGATAGTTCAAAAAAATCCATTTCGGTAGTTGTCGATAATCAAGAAATTAAAGTAAATGGATTTGATCAAATTATAGATAAGATTTTTGTTTATGATATATCAGGTAAATTAATTTATAAGAAAGAAAAAGTAGAAAACTCTAAATTGATTATAGAAAATTTAAAATCGAGTAATCAGATTTTGTTAGTAAAAGTTGTTCTTGATGACAATCGTACAGAAACCAAGAAAGTATTTTTTTAGTAGTATAAAATTTTATTTCAAGAGCATTTGGCGAAAAATAAATGGTTTTCTGTAATGAAAAATCCCCATCAAATTTTAATTTGATGGGGATTTTATATGTCGTCTAATTATGATTATTTAGATTTACCTGAAGCTTCTAAGTTTCTTTCGATAGCATGTCCAGGTCTAGACCATTTTGGTTTTTCACCAAGTGGTGCGTATTGAGAATCCTCTGCTTCTACAGTTTCAGGTTGAGAAATTTTAGTAAAAGGTTTTTGAGGAATCAATCCTAATAGGTCAAACATTTTCATGTCTTCGTGTACATCAGGATTTGGCGTGGTAAGTAATTTATCACCTGCAAAGATTGAATTAGCTCCAGCAAAAAAGCACATTGCCTGTCCTTCGCGACTCATATTAGTTCTTCCAGCCGATAAACGTACTTGAGTTTCTGGCATAATGATTCTAGTTGTAGCAACCATACGAATCATTTCCCAAATTTCAACTGGTTTCTCTTCTTCCATTGGAGTTCCTTCTACAGCAACTAGTGCATTAATTGGCACTGATTCTGGTTGAGGATTTAAAGTAGAAAGAGCAACTAGCATTCCAGCACGATCTTCGATACTTTCTCCCATACCAATAATTCCTCCACTACAAACTGTAACATTGGTTTTACGAACATTCTCGATAGTTTGTAAACGATCTTCGAAACCACGAGTCGAAATAACCTCTTTATAATATTCTTCAGATGTATCTAAGTTATGATTGTAAGCATATAAACCTGCTTCAGCCAAACGTTGTGCTTGGTTTTCAGTTATCATACCAAGAGTACAACATACTTCCATGTCTAATTTGTTAATGGTACGAACCATTTCTAGAACTTGGTCAAATTCAGGGCCGTCTTTTACGTTTCTCCAAGCAGCTCCCATACATACACGAGATGAACCACCAGATTTTGCACGCAAAGCTTGAGCTTTTACTTGGCTAACCGACATTAAGTCATTTCCTTCTACTCCAGTATGATAACGTGCAGCTTGAGGGCAATAACCACAATCTTCTGGACAACCACCAGTTTTAATAGATAGCAAAGTAGATACCTGAACTACATTTGGATCATGATTTACTCTGTGAATTGATGCTGCTTCATAAAGCAAATCCATCATTGGTTTATTATATATAGCGATAATCTCGTCTTTCGTCCAATTGTGTTTTGTACTGTTCATCTATGCGATTTTTTGATGCTCCAAAAGTAGTTAAATTGTTCTAATGAATCAATGTACTATTCCGTAAAATAAATTTCAGTATTTAAAATTCAGTGTGTTAAAAGTTTTTGTAATTATATTTTAAGACATGGATTTTAGATGCATGTTAGCAATTAAATCTCAAAAACAATAATTTATTCTTCTGAAA is a genomic window containing:
- a CDS encoding T9SS sorting signal type C domain-containing protein produces the protein MRLKLSFFFIFICIYSWSQTTNTFSTSGSFTVPAGLNLLTAECWGAGGSGSGTNTSTSAGGGGGGGYSIASISVAPNSSISYVVGLGSLGSNEIGVNGAASSFSTVSANGGAGGGNSGAGGLGGVGTTFSGGKGANGSTVLGLIFSGGGGGSAGTAIKGNDAASGNGGLAVAGGGAGGNGGAVVGPGASGNIPGGGGGGGLGLLGLITNKGGNGGNGQIRITYTCPTYNVTGTAAADVCASTGSTSTVTLSSSIITQLPVGNYVVTYNRSNPSATGLTANMTVGTAGTGTFTATGLTALGSSTITITNLSSGTCSSNITTNNTATVTVSPLAVGGIVNGGTTICSGNSSGLLTLSGQTGSVLKWQYAISPFSSWIDITNSTSTTYTSGALAATTEFRAIVQSGTCATATSAVTTVTVNALPTITASPSATNVCFNTSAQNTSLSYSATTGTPTTYSIVWNASPSNSFVAINNVALPASPIPIAVPANTSGGTYTGTLTVKNANGCISSGTPFTVTVNPLPTITLSAAAANVCLNASAQNTTLTYSATTGTPTTYSIVWNASPSNSFTAVTNASLTASPITIAVPANTAVGTYTGTLTVTNANGCISSGTPFTVTVNPLPTITASASATNVCFNTSAQNTSLSYSATTGVPTTYSIVWNASPSNSFVAINNVALPASPIPIAVPANTSGGTYTGTLTVKNANGCISSGIPFTVTVNPLPIITASASATNVCFNTSAQNTSLSYSATTGVPTTYSIVWNASPSNSFVAVTNASLPASPITIAVPANTAAGTYTGTLTVANANGCISSGTPFTVTVNPLPTITVSASATNVCFNTSAQNTSLSYSATTGVPTTYSIVWNTSPSNSFVGVTNASLPASPITIAVPANTAVGTYIGTLTVKNANGCISSGIPFTVTVNPLPTITITVSASATNVCFNTSAQNTSLSYSATTGVPTTYSIVWNASPSNSFVAVTNASLPASPITIAVPANTAVGTYIGTLTVKNANGCISSGIPFTVTVNPLPTITVSASATNVCFNTSAQNTSLSYSATTGVPTTYSIVWNASPSNSFVAVTNASLPASPITIAVPANTAVGTYTGTLKVANANGCISSGTTFTITINTSPTITTTGVLEGICSTSSSQNTTLAYSATAGTPTGYSIDWDASANANLLADQLNTSFTFSPTGGNINTIVIPANTIGGTYSGIMTITNGNCNSVQAVSITINSTIPPVIGLVTSLTCTVPFGSVALSSLPSGNWSIVTNPVTVTTTGSGSSTVITNLAPNTYTFTVSNLVTGCTSMASATATVGDLVTNYWDGSNWANSTPNINQNIVFEGNYDSQAGSAGDLNGCSCQVNSGVKVTFNSGATLSIVKAVNVSTAVGTSLTFMNNASLLQTDNVSNSGNIIYNRTSTAMNALDYSYWSSPVSGQKFNSLSPNSDPQKLYSYNSGWISEAPTNTMKIGKGYIIRVPRVGTWPNGEVVSYPYSQSVSFVGTPNNGNITGEAITVLDDSYLIGNPYPSAIDAKAFLTANELVLEGTLYFWTHNTPIAYDGAFEKIYTANDYAVYNFTGGTATSAALNPGVNNAVPLGLIASGQSFFAYSVASSGAIVFNNDMRVVGNNAQFFRSSKETKETAVKEVRLWLNLKNTNGFFKQVLIGYIDGATNEFENKFDGTKFDVEQMADLYSIISDRKLTIQGRALPFDVTDKVVLGYSSEIIGNYTIAIDHSDGLLANQDVYLEDKTLGIIHNLTETGYTFATEIGTFDERFTLFYSNKTLGTDGFDSSKKSISVVVDNQEIKVNGFDQIIDKIFVYDISGKLIYKKEKVENSKLIIENLKSSNQILLVKVVLDDNRTETKKVFF
- the bioB gene encoding biotin synthase BioB, whose protein sequence is MNSTKHNWTKDEIIAIYNKPMMDLLYEAASIHRVNHDPNVVQVSTLLSIKTGGCPEDCGYCPQAARYHTGVEGNDLMSVSQVKAQALRAKSGGSSRVCMGAAWRNVKDGPEFDQVLEMVRTINKLDMEVCCTLGMITENQAQRLAEAGLYAYNHNLDTSEEYYKEVISTRGFEDRLQTIENVRKTNVTVCSGGIIGMGESIEDRAGMLVALSTLNPQPESVPINALVAVEGTPMEEEKPVEIWEMIRMVATTRIIMPETQVRLSAGRTNMSREGQAMCFFAGANSIFAGDKLLTTPNPDVHEDMKMFDLLGLIPQKPFTKISQPETVEAEDSQYAPLGEKPKWSRPGHAIERNLEASGKSK